In Planctomycetaceae bacterium, a single genomic region encodes these proteins:
- a CDS encoding glycosyltransferase family 4 protein yields the protein MRIAMLSWESLHSIAVGGVAVHVSELAQAIARGGHEVHVFTRMGPDQPYHDVIDGVHYHRCRYSGHRDFVDDVNNMCRAFVDRVFELEDLVGHFDIVHAHDWLTANAMIWIKQGRPDHRCIMTVHATEYARCGNVFHNGRSHRVRDQERAGTYWADHVIAVSQATANEIQWMYEVPPAKVSKVYNGVMAHQFDFDIDVATQRRTLDIGPMDPTILYCGRLVWQKGPDLLMEAFAPVLRHYSNAKLVLAGEGEMRAGLENRARQCGVAHAVRFLGYRSGQDLRSLFKLSDVICVPSRNEPFGIVVLEAWSAHKPVVVTQSGGPNEYVQHEQTGLKIFPRVDSVAWGLGTMFANFDRARWMGDNGRRLVEEQFTWQQIAAQTLAVFDPAPAAAAPAPALRIAPVEVTQAPAPAAAPPIAACRVRADLSFKAGGVATAAAQALRLCRDTLQGSGLPAQFNGRRATIEGDWNHVTAALGRCYDIVSGADGTTMTVTVRVSKTAAAESAKRDVRFRPKRAVIAARPAACQVGPGMGGAALEAVAQLLSGSRKPARVPAVMGASVASDVLSACSQLESE from the coding sequence ATGCGAATCGCAATGCTTTCGTGGGAGTCCCTGCATTCCATAGCCGTGGGGGGGGTGGCGGTTCACGTCAGTGAACTGGCCCAGGCGATCGCCCGCGGCGGGCACGAGGTGCATGTCTTCACGCGGATGGGGCCGGACCAGCCGTACCACGATGTGATCGACGGCGTGCATTATCATCGTTGCCGATATAGCGGGCACCGGGACTTTGTCGACGACGTAAACAACATGTGCCGCGCCTTCGTGGACCGCGTCTTCGAACTCGAGGACCTGGTAGGGCACTTCGACATCGTACACGCCCACGATTGGCTGACCGCCAACGCGATGATCTGGATCAAGCAGGGGCGCCCGGACCATCGCTGCATCATGACGGTCCACGCCACCGAGTACGCCCGCTGCGGCAATGTGTTCCACAACGGGCGCTCTCATCGCGTGCGCGACCAGGAACGCGCCGGAACGTACTGGGCCGACCACGTGATCGCCGTCTCGCAGGCCACCGCCAACGAGATCCAGTGGATGTACGAGGTGCCGCCGGCCAAGGTGTCCAAGGTCTACAACGGCGTCATGGCCCACCAGTTCGATTTCGACATCGACGTGGCGACCCAGCGCCGAACGCTCGACATCGGGCCCATGGACCCGACGATCCTCTATTGCGGCCGGCTCGTCTGGCAGAAGGGTCCGGACCTGCTGATGGAGGCCTTCGCGCCGGTCCTTCGCCACTACTCCAACGCCAAGCTGGTTCTGGCCGGTGAAGGTGAGATGCGCGCCGGCTTGGAAAACCGCGCCCGCCAGTGCGGCGTCGCCCACGCCGTGCGTTTCCTGGGCTATCGCAGCGGGCAGGACCTGCGGAGCCTCTTCAAGCTCTCCGACGTGATCTGCGTCCCCAGCCGCAACGAGCCCTTTGGCATCGTGGTGCTCGAGGCGTGGTCGGCGCACAAGCCGGTCGTCGTCACGCAAAGCGGCGGACCCAACGAGTACGTCCAGCACGAGCAGACCGGGCTGAAAATCTTCCCGCGAGTCGACTCGGTAGCCTGGGGCCTGGGCACCATGTTCGCCAACTTCGACCGCGCGAGATGGATGGGCGACAACGGCCGTCGACTCGTCGAAGAACAGTTCACCTGGCAGCAGATCGCCGCCCAGACCTTAGCGGTATTCGACCCGGCGCCGGCGGCAGCAGCGCCCGCGCCGGCGCTGCGCATCGCTCCGGTCGAGGTCACGCAAGCCCCCGCGCCCGCCGCCGCGCCGCCGATCGCCGCGTGCCGCGTCCGGGCCGACCTGTCGTTCAAGGCCGGTGGGGTGGCCACCGCGGCCGCCCAGGCGTTGCGACTGTGCCGCGACACGCTCCAGGGGTCCGGGCTGCCTGCGCAGTTTAACGGTCGCCGCGCGACGATCGAAGGCGACTGGAATCACGTGACGGCGGCCCTGGGTCGCTGCTATGATATTGTCAGCGGCGCCGACGGGACGACGATGACCGTCACGGTGCGGGTCAGTAAGACCGCCGCGGCCGAGAGCGCCAAACGCGATGTTCGCTTTAGACCCAAGCGCGCCGTGATAGCGGCGCGTCCGGCGGCCTGCCAGGTCGGCCCCGGGATGGGAGGCGCCGCCCTGGAGGCGGTCGCCCAGTTGCTTTCAGGCAGCCGCAAACCCGCTCGGGTTCCGGCTGTCATGGGAGCATCCGTCGCCAGCGACGTCTTGTCCGCCTGCTCCCAATTGGAGAGCGAATGA